Proteins encoded together in one Dermacentor variabilis isolate Ectoservices chromosome 2, ASM5094787v1, whole genome shotgun sequence window:
- the LOC142570642 gene encoding uncharacterized protein LOC142570642, giving the protein MFPTVQVLFALFAVESYALHHHQLAPPGYGGPGFGGYPTPAATQYRGYDAYPSPPEPYSFGYDNADEYGNRQFRSEQGDANNVKTGSYGYRDVNGLYRQVNYVADAYGFRATVDTNEPGTAPGASADAVFNAAPVVPPVPSGASQSGTATDYATRSAVPYNSGTFGGYGGYGYNPYAGDAGTYSNALHDRQGYGTSGYAYGDQSPYGYGAAGYGTRYSPGADGVPAGYGSWPSAHHGYHRR; this is encoded by the exons ATGTTTCCGACG GTGCAGGTGCTGTTCGCCCTCTTCGCCGTAGAAAGCTATGCTCTACACCACCACCAACTGGCACCACCAGGATACGGAGGCCCAGGCTTTGGTGGATATCCTACCCCTGCTGCGACACAATACCGAGGATACGATGCTTACCCTTCT CCACCTGAACCATACAGCTTCGGCTACGACAATGCGGACGAGTACGGCAACCGGCAGTTCCGGAGCGAGCAGGGTGACGCCAACAATGTGAAAACGGGTTCCTACGGCTACCGCGACGTGAATGGCCTCTACCGGCAAGTGAACTACGTTGCCGATGCGTACGGTTTCCGGGCCACCGTAGACACTAACGAGCCGGGCACTGCACCTGGCGCCAGCGCCGACGCGGTCTTCAATGCTGCACCAGTCGTCCCTCCGGTTCCTTCAGGAGCTTCCCAGAGCGGAACAGCTACAGACTATGCCACTAGGTCGGCGGTACCTTACAATTCTGGCACCTTCGGTGGTTACGGAGGGTACGGATACAACCCCTACGCAGGCGATGCTGGCACCTACAGTAACGCCCTGCACGATCGTCAGGGGTATGGTACAAGCGGATACGCTTATGGCGACCAATCACCCTACGGCTACGGTGCCGCGGGCTACGGCACAAGATATTCTCCGGGTGCCGATGGTGTTCCTGCTGGATACGGTAGCTGGCCTTCCGCTCATCACGGATACCACCGTCGTTAG